In Listeria cossartiae subsp. cossartiae, the DNA window ATCAGGCGAAATTTTACTACAAATAAAAGAAGACAAGAATTTAATCCACGCAGAAGTAACCGATAATGGGCATGGCTTCAACGTTCGCAAAGTGTCCGAAAAAAGCCTAGGACTTTCCATTGTCAAAAGTTACATCAAAGATAAATTGCGAGGCAAAGTAACGATTGAATCGAATGAACATGGAACAAAAACAATGTTTGATTTTAAATACAATTCTATCCATGCTACAAAGAAGTAGCTATGAAAAAGCGATGAAGCTTAAAGCCAAGTAACGATACTGTTATTTGTCTTTAAGCTTTTTCTTTTTGCTAGAAAGGAGTGAGGGTTTTGGCGGAAACAATTTTAAGTGTAGGGATTGACCTTGGAACGTCGACAACACAACTCATTTTATCCGAGTTAGAAATTCAAAATATGGCATCAAGCTTCACCGTACCGCGGATTGTTATTTCAGATAAGCGGATCATTTTTAGAAGTGAGATTCTATTTACACCGATTCTTGCTGATAATTTGATTGATGTAGAGGCGATTCGTGATTTTGTAACGAAAGAATATGCCAACGCAGGAATTAAAAAAGAAGAAATTGGCATGGGGGCTGTTATTATCACGGGTGAAACTGCTCGTAAAGATAATGCAAGCAACGTGCTAGAAGCCATGAGTGGTTTCGCGGGAGACTTCGTTGTTGCAACTGCTGGTCCGGATTTAGAAAGTATCATTGCCGGAAAAGGAGCAGGTGCGCATACGTACTCCAAAGACAATAACACGTCAGTTGTGAATTTGGACATTGGCGGTGGAACAACGAATTTATCGCTATTTGATCGCGGTGAACTCATTGATACAGCTTGCTTAGATATTGGTGGTCGGTTAATTAAAGTAGACCGTGAAACAAGAAAAATCACCTATATTGCTCCAAAAATTCAAGCTTTAATCGAAAAACGTGGTTATCCAATCACGCTTGGTGGAACAACTTCACCAGAAAACTTGCAGCCAGTTTTAGGCGAAATGGTCGAATTACTAAAAAACAGTGTTGCTCTTGGGGCGCCAAATGATTTTTATGAAACGATTATTACGAATAAAGGCTTGAAATTTTTAACGGAAATCGATTGTATTTCTTTTTCAGGTGGCGTTGCAGATTGTATTTCCACTGGTGCGCTAAGTGATCCATTTAGATATGGCGATATTGGTTTACTGCTAGGGAAGGCAATAGCTGAATCTAGCTTGATGACCGAAAAAAAGTATATCGAATCTGTCGAAACCATACGGGCAACCGTGGTGGGAGCCGGTTCACACACAGCTGAAATTAGCGGTAGCACCATTACTTACACCGAGAAAATTTTCCCAGTAAAAAATATTCCGATTTTGAAACTTGCCAAACAAGAAGAAGATGAAAATATGGCAGAAGTCATCAAGGAAAAACTTAGCTGGTTCAAAATAGATAATGAAATGGAACGTATTGCGCTTGCAATTGAAGGCGAAAATAGCCCAAGTTTCCAGCAAGTAACAGAGTACGCGAAAGCCATTTGCGAAGGAATGAAAGAGCCAATCGCACTTGGTCATCCGCTAATTATCATTACTTGGCACGACATGGCAAAAGCCCTCGGACAAAGCATCTTCGGGCATTTACCAGCCGGCTATCCACTCATTTGTTTGGATAGTGTCAAAGTCGATAATGGTGATTATATTGATATAGGAAAACCAGTTGCTGACGGGAAAGTGCTACCAGTAGTAGTAAAAACCTTAGTCTTTAACTGATCCACATAAATAGCTTTAATTTTGAGAGGAGGATTTATCGAATGATTTTAAAAACGAATTTATTCGGCCATACATACC includes these proteins:
- the eutA gene encoding ethanolamine ammonia-lyase reactivating factor EutA gives rise to the protein MAETILSVGIDLGTSTTQLILSELEIQNMASSFTVPRIVISDKRIIFRSEILFTPILADNLIDVEAIRDFVTKEYANAGIKKEEIGMGAVIITGETARKDNASNVLEAMSGFAGDFVVATAGPDLESIIAGKGAGAHTYSKDNNTSVVNLDIGGGTTNLSLFDRGELIDTACLDIGGRLIKVDRETRKITYIAPKIQALIEKRGYPITLGGTTSPENLQPVLGEMVELLKNSVALGAPNDFYETIITNKGLKFLTEIDCISFSGGVADCISTGALSDPFRYGDIGLLLGKAIAESSLMTEKKYIESVETIRATVVGAGSHTAEISGSTITYTEKIFPVKNIPILKLAKQEEDENMAEVIKEKLSWFKIDNEMERIALAIEGENSPSFQQVTEYAKAICEGMKEPIALGHPLIIITWHDMAKALGQSIFGHLPAGYPLICLDSVKVDNGDYIDIGKPVADGKVLPVVVKTLVFN